The [Clostridium] celerecrescens 18A genomic sequence CCAAATCAGCTATGAGGCGACCAAACTCCTCCTTTCTTATGGTCATACAAAAGTAGGCTGCCTGATCAGGCGTGGCAGTATCCGATCAAAATTAGCCCTTGAAGGTTTCAAAAAGTGTCTTCTCGAACATGGGATTCCTTTTCGGGATAACATGATTCTTCCCGAGGAAAAGTTTGAAACTAAAAAGTAGTGGGTAGTCAATAAAATGGCGTATAGCAAACAAGCCATTCACGATTAGTGGATGAAAAAATAGTTACTATTATAGAATCAGGATTAAACAGTTACAGCAGGATCATCAATGATTGTGTAACCTCTTTTCCTGAACAGTTCCAGAGCCTGTGACCTTGTCAGAATCTTGGATTCATTGACAGGGCGATGCTCTAAAAAACCTTCAGAGGTATATGGCTCCAGCTTGCTTAAGATGTTCCAGATAGCGGTCAGGAGCATCTTGCAGACAGCAATGACAGCCTTTTTGTGTCCCCTGCGGGTTTTGATTCTGTGATACCTTTCTTTGAATTCAGGATGCTTTTTGGATTTGAGAAGTGCATTGGCAATCTGAACAAGAAGAGGTTTCAAATAACAGCCGGCGCGGGAAATACGTGTGGATTTCACTTTTCCTGCACTCTGGTCATTGCGTGGACAGCAACCAGCCCATGAGACGAGATTCTTAGATGACTCAAACACCGACATGTCGGGACCAATCTCAGAGAGAATGGCAATAGCGGTCATCGGATTTTTATCGAATCCGGGAATGGTGTAAAGCAAATCCAGAACAGCAGAAAAGGGATCCACAAGCAGAAGTATTTCCTGCTCGATTTCCTTTTTGTGGGCTTCAAGCTCATCGATGTGTGCGAGACATTGACGAAGCTTGACAGCCTGCTCAGGGGAAATGGCACCGTCAACGGCAGCCTGTATTTCTTCAACAGGGGTCTTGCATCGTCTATCGACAAAGGGAGCAACATCAAACGTTTTGCCCGGATGGTCGAGCATGTAATTGGTAATGGAACGGGAAGATTTACCAAAAACATCGCTGAAAACATCATCAAGTTTTAAGTTGGAAACAGTAAGACAGTTCTGAGCCCGGTTTTTTTCACCGGTCAGCATGTTGGTAAGCTTGAAGCGATAGCGTATCAGGTCACGAAGCTGACGGATTTCAGGGGAAGGAATAAAACTGGGTTTGATCATGTCACACATGAAAAGGTCACAAATCCATTTGGCATCTTTTCGGTCGGTCTTATTGCCTTTCTGAGGTTTGGTGTATTTGGGATGGGCAAGTGTAACAAAACAGGTTTTTTCAAGGATGTTAAAGACCGGGATCCAAAACTTACCGGAAGATTCCATACAGACTTCAGAACAGTTATATTTAGCAAGCCAGTCAGCTAAGTCTCTAAGACCTTTAGAAAAGGAAGAGAAGCGGGCTTGCTTATAATCGGTCCGTCCGTTTGTATCAGTGATACCGATACAGGCATAAATCCAGGTTTTGTGGACATCAAGACCACAACAGATTTTACGAAAGATTTTGAACATAGAATACCTCCTGCAAAAATATTAGCAGTGCTGGCAGGGACTGGCCGTCCGGCGAAATCGAGTCAACTTCGGAAGAGATAAGTTTACGGGCTGTTTGTTAGCGCCATTCATTGATGCCTTAACGGACGGCCGACACCATATAACGATACGGGGTTGCCGCTATAGAGCCCCGCCACTCACCTCCCCGGGTTCTGTAGTATGCCAGCGGCCTGCAAAAGGAGTATAACACAAAAACAACAAGCGAGAGTACTAAGGGGCAAAACTGTTTCATAACCCCATTGGTGCCTTTCGCAGAAAGGCGGATTTATAACGATGAATGGCACAATCAGATCTTTGCACATTTACTGACCGGCATTATCAGTACCCATTTTACTTCCGCTCAATTGCTGGTAGAAGATTTAGAAAAGA encodes the following:
- a CDS encoding IS110 family RNA-guided transposase; protein product: MFKIFRKICCGLDVHKTWIYACIGITDTNGRTDYKQARFSSFSKGLRDLADWLAKYNCSEVCMESSGKFWIPVFNILEKTCFVTLAHPKYTKPQKGNKTDRKDAKWICDLFMCDMIKPSFIPSPEIRQLRDLIRYRFKLTNMLTGEKNRAQNCLTVSNLKLDDVFSDVFGKSSRSITNYMLDHPGKTFDVAPFVDRRCKTPVEEIQAAVDGAISPEQAVKLRQCLAHIDELEAHKKEIEQEILLLVDPFSAVLDLLYTIPGFDKNPMTAIAILSEIGPDMSVFESSKNLVSWAGCCPRNDQSAGKVKSTRISRAGCYLKPLLVQIANALLKSKKHPEFKERYHRIKTRRGHKKAVIAVCKMLLTAIWNILSKLEPYTSEGFLEHRPVNESKILTRSQALELFRKRGYTIIDDPAVTV